A genomic segment from Zhongshania sp. R06B22 encodes:
- the birA gene encoding bifunctional biotin--[acetyl-CoA-carboxylase] ligase/biotin operon repressor BirA, with protein sequence MEILSILADGEYHSGEEIGALLGVSRAAVWKQLQKLEGFELQIESVKGRGYRLVGGLDLLDGDRIRGLLSVEAELALGEFTIFPQIDSTNNAAATAIREGRAAGYCCIAEQQSAGRGRRGREWRSPFGRNIYLSQVWEFQAGASALEGLSLSVGLAVVRALTKFGVTGLGLKWPNDILYRDKKMAGILLEMQGDPSGVCQVIVGVGLNVDMTGANTAGISQPWADLAEVVGVVDRNALVAELMSALYLVFQEFSFGGFSAHKDEWSRYDVFAGRPVRVQLGQTYIEGVVTGVDRSGGLILTTPEGERVFNGGEVSLRGA encoded by the coding sequence GTGGAAATTTTAAGTATATTGGCGGATGGCGAGTACCACTCCGGAGAGGAGATAGGTGCTCTTCTGGGGGTAAGTCGGGCGGCGGTATGGAAGCAGCTGCAAAAGCTTGAGGGTTTTGAATTACAAATTGAGTCGGTAAAAGGCCGTGGATATCGCTTGGTGGGTGGTTTGGATCTTCTTGATGGCGACCGGATACGGGGCCTCTTATCAGTGGAGGCTGAGCTTGCTCTTGGGGAATTTACGATATTTCCGCAAATAGACTCAACTAATAACGCCGCTGCGACAGCTATACGTGAAGGGCGGGCTGCTGGTTATTGCTGCATCGCCGAGCAGCAGAGTGCCGGGCGAGGGCGCCGAGGCCGAGAGTGGCGAAGTCCTTTTGGTCGTAATATATACTTGTCGCAGGTTTGGGAATTTCAGGCAGGCGCTTCAGCACTTGAGGGGCTTAGTTTGTCTGTTGGCCTAGCGGTTGTGCGTGCTCTAACAAAATTTGGAGTGACTGGTCTCGGCCTAAAATGGCCGAATGATATCTTGTATCGAGATAAGAAGATGGCCGGTATTTTATTGGAAATGCAAGGTGATCCCTCGGGCGTCTGCCAAGTCATTGTAGGTGTGGGGCTAAACGTTGATATGACCGGCGCAAATACCGCTGGTATTTCGCAACCTTGGGCTGACTTGGCGGAAGTAGTGGGCGTCGTTGATCGAAACGCGCTAGTAGCGGAATTAATGTCAGCACTGTACTTGGTGTTTCAGGAGTTTTCGTTTGGAGGTTTCTCTGCTCATAAAGATGAATGGTCTCGCTATGACGTATTTGCCGGTCGACCCGTCAGAGTGCAGCTTGGTCAAACATATATTGAGGGCGTAGTTACTGGTGTAGATCGAAGTGGCGGTTTGATTTTAACAACCCCTGAGGGCGAGCGCGTCTTTAATGGTGGCGAAGTAAGTCTGCGAGGCGCTTAA
- a CDS encoding type III pantothenate kinase has protein sequence MTLILELDVGNTAIKWRRLKAAEVVESGRLIDGVDGVCDLLLGAVDMIRVGSVASSDLEARLRAMLAQSGLEYKFATSQLECAGVVNGYQDVHKMGVDRWLAMVAAFQVKRQACVVIDAGTALTIDVLNNDGLHQGGYILPGVSLVLKVLAGGTGRVRFGAEDARSIAPGLNTDSCVHNGKWLGLVGAVRAALSEAELLIGDQYDVFITGGDGLTLRRLAGEVAASWCYHEDLVLDGLAPVLAKG, from the coding sequence TTGACTCTGATCTTAGAGCTGGACGTGGGTAACACTGCGATTAAATGGCGGCGATTAAAAGCAGCCGAAGTCGTTGAGTCGGGGCGCTTGATTGATGGCGTCGACGGTGTGTGCGATTTACTGCTTGGGGCGGTCGATATGATCCGTGTTGGCTCGGTCGCAAGTAGTGATCTAGAAGCTAGACTAAGAGCTATGCTTGCTCAGTCTGGACTGGAATATAAATTTGCTACATCGCAGCTAGAGTGTGCCGGCGTGGTCAACGGGTATCAAGATGTCCATAAAATGGGGGTGGATCGTTGGCTGGCAATGGTTGCGGCTTTTCAGGTGAAGCGTCAAGCTTGTGTGGTGATAGATGCAGGCACAGCACTAACAATAGACGTCTTAAATAATGATGGCTTGCATCAGGGGGGCTATATTTTGCCTGGTGTTAGTTTGGTGTTAAAGGTACTCGCGGGTGGAACGGGCCGAGTGCGCTTCGGTGCCGAGGATGCTAGGAGTATCGCGCCTGGCCTAAATACCGATAGCTGTGTCCATAATGGTAAATGGTTAGGTTTAGTTGGCGCGGTACGCGCGGCATTAAGTGAAGCGGAATTACTGATTGGTGATCAGTACGATGTTTTTATTACCGGGGGGGATGGCTTGACCCTAAGGCGCTTGGCAGGGGAGGTGGCGGCTTCGTGGTGCTACCACGAAGATCTGGTGCTAGATGGCTTGGCGCCGGTGCTGGCTAAAGGATAG